The genomic stretch GGACGAGTTCGAATGCGTCACAGTGGGCGGGGCGGACGACGGTGAAGTGGCGGCGGTCGAGGGTCGCTACACGGGTTTGGTCGAGCCGCTCGGCGATTGTGATGACACTGGCGTCGGTACCGCCGAGGGGAAGGTCGACGTACTTTTCGACGAGATCGGCGACACGGTCCAGGTCGGCCCGGGTCAGCGACTCGATCACCACATCGCCCTGCGCGACAGATCGGAAGAACGCCGCTTCTGCTCTGGGC from Candidatus Microthrix parvicella Bio17-1 encodes the following:
- a CDS encoding type II toxin-antitoxin system VapC family toxin, producing the protein MLIVDTGVLLAAADDADPDHIACVEIVETADQLVTSHLVIAEAAYLIARQLGPRAEAAFFRSVAQGDVVIESLTRADLDRVADLVEKYVDLPLGGTDASVITIAERLDQTRVATLDRRHFTVVRPAHCDAFELVP